The Lycium barbarum isolate Lr01 chromosome 11, ASM1917538v2, whole genome shotgun sequence genome contains the following window.
atatttTATTTGATACATTATGGGAAATGAGCAACAGAAAAAAGATATCTAAAAGCCGCAATTTACGTTTCGCAAAATACTAGGACTTTTCAGTTTCATAATGTAGTGAAAGAGAAGAGGATATTTAAGAGAACTGTATGCAACATTCAGCTTGCTATTCCCCCGAGCTGTAGGAGATTTACATAATTATAGGCAAGGAAACGTCCTAATAGATTCTAATTTACTGTTACAGATAGTGAAGCTCCCTATCAAAATATACAATAGTATATTTTTGATGATGTTGAGTTATTTCTTATATGGAATCTTGTTTAGCAAATCGGCAATCCTCATGAGATTGCTAGCTGTAATATGATTGTTGTTAAATAGCTTTATTGATTTTATGCTCAATTTCCTTTCTCATGGGGAGGGAATCAGCGATTAGGATTTCATTGAACTCATTGTAACCAGATTGATCATATCCTAACTCTGTTTTTCTTCTCTGTTTCTTGTTCTGTTTTGTTCTATTATTCTCTGTGAGACCATGACTTCCACTTGAATTAAATTACTATGACGAAGCATATGTTGTACTATAAGCATAGACCTCAATGTGTACATACACTGCTTTGTAGGTATGTTGCAGTGGGAAATGAGCCGTTCTTGGAAACATATAATGGAAGTTACCTAAGAACAACTTTTCCTGCTCTACAAAATGTCCAAACTGCACTCGTAAAGGCTGGCCATGGTAATCAAGTAAAGGTCACGGTCCCCCTCAATGCCGATGTTTATGAGAGCGCTAGTAGCTTGCCATCAAGTGGTGATTTTCGAGCAGACATCCATGGCTTTGCGATCCAAATAGTCAAGTTCTTAAGTGATAACGGGTGCCCTTTTATTATCAATATCTACCCATTCATAAGCCTGTATACAGATTCCAACTTTCCAGTTGAATATGCATTCTTTGATGGAAAAGCAACACCTATAATTGATGGTGGGGCAATCTACACCAACATGTTTGATGCAAATCATGACACTCTCGTGTGGGCTTTAAAGAAGAATGGGTTCGGGAACTTACCTATTATGGTTGGAGAAATTGGTTGGCCCACAGATGGGGACCGCAACGCTAACGTACAACTAGCACAGCGTTTCAACCAAGGGTTCATGGCTCATATATCAGACGGAAAAGGCACACCTATGAGGCCTGGGCCCATTGATGTCTATCTATTTAGTCTGATTGATGAGGATGCCAAAAGTATCCAGCCCGGGAATTTCGAACGTCACTGGGGAATATTCGCCTATGATGGCCAACCAAAATACTCGCTAAACCTTGGCACCACAAATTCTGGATCTTTAATTCCAGCTAGTAATGTAAAGTATCTGGAAAGTAAATGGTGTGTGCTCAAGCCTAGTGCTAAGCTTGATGACCCCCAGGTTGCGCCTAGTGTAAGTTATGCTTGTGCACATGCTGATTGCACAAGCCTTGGATACGAGACATCGTGTGGAGGACTGGATGAGCGAGGAAACATTTCGTATGCATTCAATAGCTACTATCAGATAAACAATCAGCTTGACGTGGCCTGCAAGTTCTCAGGGCTTGGGACAATCACAAAGTCGGATCCATCGACTCCAAGTTGCAGGTTTGGTATCATGATCGAACCATACTATGGAGGCGCAGGACGGAGAAATGGCTGTACAAGTGCGGCATTGGCTCTGATTCTTTTGCTATGTACAATCTTGTGATGTTATACTCACCTTTTCTTAGGTTTCTAATTTGTTAATGGAAATAGTTGGTGATCCTGCTATGTAGCATGAGCTAATTAAATCTTGCTAAGTGGACGCTGGGGAGTTGTCCATTAACAAGTTGTCTTTCTCCTTTTGTACATGGATGTTGATTGGAATTTGTTAGACAATAAAGTATTGCATTCCACAATCGAGGATGTGGTGGCCTGAAGTTACTAGGGGTGTTCACAGTTTCATATGATTCTATTTTTACCTTAAAATAACAGTTAATCAATTATGTCGTTCTGTTAAAAGTACAAACCAAATCGAACCAAAGAAGAGTTTTTTATTTCCCTTTCCATCTTATGCACATGTaatataaatttaattcattccgtctactag
Protein-coding sequences here:
- the LOC132617032 gene encoding glucan endo-1,3-beta-glucosidase 6-like, with product MEFFAFSKLFGVLCLVILSMVSLVSGIGVNWGTQSTHNLPPEIIVKMLKDSGFQKVKLFDADYDTLKALGNSRIEFMVGIPNDMLTSLASLKVAEKWVSKNISVHLSDNNVNIRYVAVGNEPFLETYNGSYLRTTFPALQNVQTALVKAGHGNQVKVTVPLNADVYESASSLPSSGDFRADIHGFAIQIVKFLSDNGCPFIINIYPFISLYTDSNFPVEYAFFDGKATPIIDGGAIYTNMFDANHDTLVWALKKNGFGNLPIMVGEIGWPTDGDRNANVQLAQRFNQGFMAHISDGKGTPMRPGPIDVYLFSLIDEDAKSIQPGNFERHWGIFAYDGQPKYSLNLGTTNSGSLIPASNVKYLESKWCVLKPSAKLDDPQVAPSVSYACAHADCTSLGYETSCGGLDERGNISYAFNSYYQINNQLDVACKFSGLGTITKSDPSTPSCRFGIMIEPYYGGAGRRNGCTSAALALILLLCTIL